A region of Rhodamnia argentea isolate NSW1041297 chromosome 9, ASM2092103v1, whole genome shotgun sequence DNA encodes the following proteins:
- the LOC115737128 gene encoding zinc finger protein ZAT4-like yields MERPKCKLCFRTFANGRALGGHMKAHLASLKIHRPHVVESITSSPSSSSGEGEQESSRGDQEIEEKSLIYGLRENPKRSFKCADPEFSFSGGSGFAVVQDRESETESRNPTQRRSKRSRRKLGSCNNNAEGERQRKPKPSQPSSPAEPEPVSSVSDTSPEEDVAMCLMMLSRDRWRRKRRDDDDDDDDDDDHEEVQEGQKGDLLGNGAERKHHQCEVCKKAFRSSQALGGHRVIHRKAPGPMGCQKRRREDERERRDDSGKEMAMVRKKERVYECPFCGRVFGNGQALGGHKRSHLMGLGGSSGGGVGDGAQSSKSKISANLIDLNLPAPAEEDDFSVVSDDGEFTQLIKN; encoded by the coding sequence ATGGAGAGACCCAAATGCAAGCTCTGCTTCAGGACCTTCGCCAATGGCCGAGCTCTGGGTGGCCACATGAAGGCCCATCTGGCCAGCCTCAAGATTCACCGACCCCACGTCGTCGAGTCGATCACTTcgtctccttcctcctcctccggcgAAGGAGAGCAGGAATCGTCGCGTGGAGATCAGGAGATCGAGGAGAAGTCCCTGATTTACGGGCTGAGGGAGAACCCCAAGAGGAGCTTCAAGTGTGCAGATCCCGAGTTCTCTTTCTCCGGCGGTTCCGGGTTCGCCGTCGTGCAGGACCGAGAGAGCGAGACCGAGTCGAGAAACCCGACTCAACGGCGATCCAAGAGGAGCAGGAGAAAGCTGGGCAGCTGCAACAACAATGCAGAGGGTGAGAGGCAGAGGAAGCCGAAGCCGAGCCAGCCGAGCTCGCCGGCTGAGCCGGAGCCAGTGAGCTCGGTGTCCGACACTTCGCCTGAAGAAGATGTCGCCATGTGCCTCATGATGCTCTCGCGGGACAGGTGGAGAAGAAAACGTCGcgatgatgacgatgacgatgacgatgacgatgatcATGAGGAAGTTCAGGAGGGCCAAAAAGGTGATCTGCTGGGGAATGGAGCAGAGAGGAAGCACCACCAGTGCGAGGTGTGCAAGAAAGCGTTCAGATCTTCACAGGCGTTGGGTGGGCACAGAGTGATTCACAGGAAGGCTCCTGGGCCAATGGGTTGTCAGAAGAGGAGGcgagaagatgagagagagaggcgtgaTGACTCGGGCAAGGAAATGGCTATGGTGCGCAAGAAAGAGAGGGTCTACGAGTGCCCATTCTGCGGGAGAGTGTTTGGGAACGGACAGGCTCTTGGCGGGCACAAGAGATCTCACTTGATGGGATTAGGGGGATCAAGTGGCGGTGGTGTTGGCGATGGCGCTCAGAGCTCTAAGTCTAAGATCTCAGCCAATTTGATAGATCTCAACCTGCCTGCTCCAGCGGAGGAGGACGACTTCAGTGTAGTTTCTGATGACGGAGAATTCACCCAACTCATCAAGAATTGA